A window of Oncorhynchus nerka isolate Pitt River linkage group LG4, Oner_Uvic_2.0, whole genome shotgun sequence contains these coding sequences:
- the nrm gene encoding nurim, translated as MASVTARGMTLCILALLNFVFVFITGADFVRFISFRAIYHNITGESPLCQDSVPWSVALRDSSVLKSVVVDLGLLALFIVQHSLLAWAPVKQACQSVLGVLNRAMYCSTTAMALQILMHYWQPVTEAPCLWSVRNAPWNTWFPLLCFTLHFLCWSIICSILLIFDYPELLGIKQVYYECLGLGDPLALKSPRAQRLFAHLRHPVCVELAVVLWLLPALPLDRLLLAGSLSAYLALAHSLDTQDCAYLSVQLHSKLRLFSLPQDGTAQNNDNHKQE; from the exons ATGGCGTCAGTCACTGCTCGTGGTATGACCCTTTGCATCTTGGCGCTGTTAAACTTTGTCTTCGTTTTTATAACCGGTGCAGACTTTGTTCGTTTCATCTCATTTCGAGCGATATATCATAACATCACTGGAGAGTCGCCACTGTGTCAAG ACTCTGTACCATGGTCTGTAGCTTTGCGGGACAGCTCTGTTCTCAAGTCTGTGGTTGTGGATCTGGGGCTTCTGGCTCTTTTTATTGTCCAGCACAGCCTATTGGCCTGGGCTCCAGTCAAGCAGGCCTGTCAGTCTGTCCTGGGGGTACTGAACCGGGCCATGTACTGCTCCACCACTGCTATGGctctccag ATATTGATGCATTACTGGCAGCCTGTGACGGAGGCTCCCTGTCTGTGGTCAGTACGTAATGCCCCATGGAATACCTGGTTCCCCCTGCTCTGTTTCACCCTGCACTTCCTCTGCTGGTCCATCATCTGCAGTATACTGCTGATCTTTGACTATCCTGAACTACTGGGCATCAAGCAG GTTTATTATGAGTGCCTTGGTTTGGGAGATCCTCTGGCTCTCAAGTCCCCCCGGGCTCAGCGTCTCTTCGCCCACCTGCGTCACCCCGTGTGTGTGGAGCTGGCTGTGGTGCTGTGGCTCCTCCCTGCCCTGCCCCTGGACAGGCTGCTGCTGGCGGGGAGTCTGTCGGCCTACCTGGCCCTGGCTCACTCCCTGGATACACAGGACTGTGCATACCTCAGTGTCCAGCTGCATAGCAAACTGCGGCTCTTCTCTTTGCCACAGGATGGCACTGCTCAGAACAATGACAACCACAAGCAAGAGTGA